A single Chanos chanos chromosome 8, fChaCha1.1, whole genome shotgun sequence DNA region contains:
- the pik3r4 gene encoding phosphoinositide 3-kinase regulatory subunit 4 isoform X2: MGNQLAGIAPSQILSVDSYFSDIHDYEYDKSLGSTRFFKVARAKHREGLVVVKVFAIQDPSLPLTSYKQELEELKIRLHSCQNCLPFQKTSLTEKAAILFRQYVRDNLYDRISTRPFLNNVEKRWIAFQILNAVDQAHKSGVRHGDIKTENVMVTSWNWVLLTDFASFKPTYLPEDNPADFNYFFDTSRRRTCYIAPERFVDGSMFTTESDQTTPLVDLNSSSQRTRGELKQPMDIFSAGCVIAELFTEGIPLFDLSQLLAYRKGHFQTEQVLMKIEDRSIRDLVAQMVQREPEKRLTAEEYLKQQRGKAFPDIFYTFLQPYMAQFAKETFQSADERVLVIRKDLENILHNLCSGGQSGKGEKQEKASQEMGSTKEHGLVILVSVITSCLQTLRSCDSKLAALELVLHLAGRLSVEILLDRITPYLLHFCNDSVPRVRAEAVRTLTKVLALVKEVPRNDVNIYPEYILPGIAHLAQDEATIVRLAYAENIAHLAETALRFLELVQENNLNTEHDLNGEDAEEALHPNENYDSELQALHEMVQQKVVTLLSDPENIVKQTLMENGITRLCVFFGRQKANDVLLSHMITFLNDKNDWHLRGAFFDSIVGVAAYVGWQSSSILKPLLQQGLSDAEEFVIYKALNALTCMCQLGLLQKPHIYEFVSDIAPFLCHPNLWIRYGAVGFITVVAQHLNIADVYCKLMPHLNPFITQPIIQIDKEIVLLSVLKEPVSRSIFDYALRSKDISSLFRHLLLRQKKRNGSIPECPIPEDPAIAQLLKKLLSQGMTEEEEDKLLALKDFMLKSNKAKANIVDQSHMSDGAQNGVIDLGMLGITGRQVDLIKPKQESEDKRARKHTKQDSNLNEEWKSMFGSLDPPSTAQTPSTVTENAGTQPRKVAAPPTVQVVQSVSGASTYQRRMTTCKAELQQLVQQKREQCNAERMAKQMMESAEWESRPPLPGWHPKGLLVAHLHEHKSAVNRIRVSDEHSIFATCSNDGTVKIWDSQKMEGKTTTTRSVLTYTRIGGHVKTLTFCQGSHYLAAASDNGSIQLLGIEANKPPKSPKVHPVQTRFLDLKDDGCVVDVHHFNSGAQSVLAYATVNGSLVGWDLRCNTNAWTLRHDLRLGLITSFAVDMHQCWLCLGTSNGTMACWDMRFQLPISNHSHPARARIRRLLMHPLYQSSVIAAVQGNNEVSMWDMETGDRKFTLWASSAPPLSEMQPSPHSVHGIYCSPADGNPLLLTAGSDMRIRFWDLAYPERSYIVAGGANDSLHCPSVFYNRKIIEGTEVVQEIHSKQRSGSTEDTPRRGPESLPVGHHDIITDIATFQTTQGFIVTSSRDGIVKVWK, from the exons ATGGGGAATCAACTGGCTGGAATCGCACCCTCTCAGATATTATCTGTGGACAGTTATTTCTCAGACATTCATGACTATGAGTATGACAAAAGCCTGGGCAGCACTAGGTTTTTCAAAGTTGCCAGAGCAAAGCACAGGGAGGGCCTGGTTGTGGTGAAGGTCTTTGCCATTCAGGACCCTTCATTACCTCTGACTAGCTACAAGCAAGAACTGGAAGAGCTGAAGATCAGGTTGCATTCTTGCCAGAACTGTCTGCCCTTTCAGAAGACTTCACTCACTGAAAAAGCAGCCATCCTCTTCCGCCAGTATGTTCGGGACAACTTGTATGACCGCATTAGCACACGTCCATTTCTAAACAATGTAGAAAAGAGATGGATTGCTTTTCAGATCCTGAATGCTGTGGACCAGGCACACAAATCAGGAGTGCGCCATGGTGATATCAAGACAGAAAACGTCATGGTGACCAGCTGGAACTGGGTGCTGTTGACAGACTTTGCTAGTTTCAAGCCCACTTACCTGCCTGAGGACAACCCAGCAGATTTCAATTACTTCTTTGACACATCTAGGAGGAGGACCTGTTACATAGCCCCAGAAAGATTTGTTGATGGTAGCATGTTCACTACAGAAAGTGACCAGACAACCCCCCTGGTGGACCTCAATAGCAGTAGCCAGAGAACTAGAGGCGAGCTGAAACAACCCATGGATATTTTCTCTGCTG gCTGTGTGATTGCAGAGCTCTTCACAGAAGGAATACCACTGTTTGACCTCTCTCAGTTGTTAGCTTATCGTAAAGGACACTTCCAGACTGAACAAGTTCTTATGAAAATTGAAGATAGGAGTATTCGAGACCTG gtTGCTCAGATGGTGCAGCGTGAACCAGAGAAGCGCCTGACAGCAGAGGAGTATCTGAAGCAGCAGCGAGGCAAAGCCTTCCCAGATATCTTCTACACTTTCCTACAGCCTTATATGGCCCAGTTTGCCAAGGAGACCTTCCAGTCAGCTGACGAACGTGTTTTGGTGATCCGCAAAGACTTGGAGAACATCCTTCACAATTTGTGCAGCGGCGGGCAATcagggaagggagagaaacaggagaaggCATCCCAAGAGATGGGCTCCACCAAGGAGCATGGGCTTGTTATACTAGTGTCAGTTATTACATCTTGCCTACAGACTCTGCGTTCTTGTGACTCCAAACTGGCTGCTCTGGAGTTGGTGCTTCACTTGGCAGGTCGACTGAGTGTGGAGATCTTGCTGGACAGGATCACGCCCTACTTACTGCATTTCTGCAATGACTCTGTGCCCCGGGTCAGGGCAGAAGCAGTTCGCACTCTTACCAAGGTATTAGCCTTGGTCAAAGAGGTACCCCGCAATGATGTTAATATTTACCCAGAGTACATCCTGCCTGGTATTGCTCACCTGGCACAAGATGAAGCAACTATTGTCAGACTGGCTTATGCAG AGAACATTGCCCACCTGGCTGAGACAGCCTTACGATTCCTGGAGCTGGTGCAGGAAAATAATCTTAATACTGAACATGACTTGAATGGGGAGGATGCTGAGGAAGCTCTTCATCCTAATGAGAACTATGACTCAG AGCTGCAGGCGCTTCATGAGATGGTGCAGCAGAAGGTGGTGACTTTGCTCAGCGATCCGGAGAACATTGTCAAGCAGACACTGATGGAGAACGGCATCACCCGTTTATGCGTGTTCTTTGGCAGACAGAAGGCCAACGACGTCCTCCTATCCCACATGATCACATTCCTTAACGACAAGAATGACTGGCATCTCAGAGGGGCTTTCTTTGATAGTATCGTGG GTGTGGCAGCCTATGTGGGCTGGCAGAGCTCCTCCATCCTGAAACCACTGCTACAGCAGGGCCTTAGTGATGCTGAGGAATTTGTCATCTACAAGGCCCTCAATGCCCTCACTTGCATGTGCCAGCTAGGCCTTCTCCAGAAACCGCACATCTATGAGTTTGTCAGTGACATTG CTCCCTTTCTGTGTCACCCCAACCTGTGGATTCGCTATGGGGCAGTGGGCTTCATTACCGTGGTGGCCCAGCACCTAAATATTGCTGATGTTTACTGCAAACTGATGCCCCATCTTAACCCCTTCATCACCCAGCCTATCATACAG ATTGATAAAGAGATTGTCTTGCTGAGTGTGTTGAAAGAGCCGGTGAGTCGTTCCATCTTCGACTACGCTCTGCGTTCCAAAGACATTAGCAGCCTCTTCAGACACCTGCTGCTCCGCCAGAAAAAACGAAATGGCTCCATCCCAGAATGCCCCATTCCTGAGGACCCAGCCATCGCACAGCTGCTCAAGAAACTGCTGTCCCAG ggaatgacagaggaagaagaggataAACTTCTGGCACTGAAAGATTTCATGCTCAAGTCCAACAAGGCCAAAGCCAACATCGTGGACCAGAGCCACATGAGTGACGGTGCCCAGAATGGGGTCATAGACCTGGGTATGCTGGGAATCACTGGTCGGCAAGTGGACCTGATCAAGCCCAAACAGGAATCTGAGGACAAGCGAG cTCGGAAACACACGAAGCAGGACTCCAACTTGAACGAAGAGTGGAAGAGCATGTTTGGTTCCTTGGACCCTCCCAGTACAGCGCAGACTCCGTCGACG GTGACTGAGAATGCAGGCACCCAGCCAAGGAAAGTTGCAGCACCCCCCACTGTTCAGGTAGTGCAGTCTGTGAGTGGAGCATCCACGTACCAGCGACGTATGACCACGTGCAAAGCAGAGCTACAGCAGCTGGTGCAACAGAAGAGGGAGCAGTGCAATGCAGAGCGCATGGCCAAGCAGATGATGGAAAGTGCTGAGTGGGAAAGCAGGCCTCCACTACCAG GCTGGCATCCCAAAGGCTTACTGGTAGCCCATCTTCATGAACACAAGTCGGCAGTGAACAGAATCCGAGTCTCCGATGAGCATTCAATCTTCGCCACATGCTCTAATGATGGAACTGTGAAAATATGGGATAGTCAGAAAATGGAGGGCAAGACAACCACCACCAG GTCAGTGCTGACATATACACGCATAGGAGGCCATGTGAAAACCTTGACCTTTTGTCAGGGGTCACATTACTTAGCAGCTGCATCGGACAATGGATCCATCCAGCTACTGGGGATTGAAGCCAACAAGCCTCCCAAATCGCCTAAAGTTCATCCTGTTCAGACCAG GTTTCTGGATCTAAAGGATGATGGGTGTGTGGTGGATGTCCATCACTTTAATTCTGGAGCCCAGTCAGTATTGGCTTATGCCACTGTTAATGGTTCACTGGTAGGCTGGGACCTACGCTGTAACACCAACGCCTGGACGCTACGTCATGACCTGCGCCTGGGTCTCATTACCTCCTTTGCTGTGGACATGCATCAGTGCTGGTTGTGTTTAG GCACAAGCAACGGCACCATGGCATGCTGGGACATGAGATTTCAGCTGCCTATTTCCAACCACTCTCACCCAGCTCGAGCACGAATAAGGCGTCTGCTCATGCACCCGTTGTACCAGTCCTCTGTCATTGCAG CTGTACAAGGAAACAACGAAGTTTCCATGTGGGACATGGAAACAGGGGACAGGAAGTTCACTCTCTGGGCTAGCTCTGCCCCACCTCTTTCAGAGATGCAG CCATCTCCTCACAGTGTGCATGGGATATACTGCAGTCCTGCAGATGGCAACCCCCTCTTGCTGACTGCTGGTTCTGACATGAGAATTAG attCTGGGACCTTGCCTACCCTGAGCGGTCTTATATAGTCGCAGGTGGTGCCAATGACTCTCTTCATTGCCCCTCTGTCTTTTACAACCGCAAAATCATCGAGGGAACAGAAGTAGTCCAG GAGATCCACAGTAAACAGAGGAGTGGGTCCACTGAAGACACTCCCCGTCGGGGGCCAGAATCACTTCCTGTGGGTCaccatgacatcatcacagaTATTGCCACCTTTCAGACCACTCAGGGTTTCATAGTGACTTCCTCCAGAGATGGAATTGTCAAAGTCTGGAAATGA
- the pik3r4 gene encoding phosphoinositide 3-kinase regulatory subunit 4 isoform X1, which translates to MGNQLAGIAPSQILSVDSYFSDIHDYEYDKSLGSTRFFKVARAKHREGLVVVKVFAIQDPSLPLTSYKQELEELKIRLHSCQNCLPFQKTSLTEKAAILFRQYVRDNLYDRISTRPFLNNVEKRWIAFQILNAVDQAHKSGVRHGDIKTENVMVTSWNWVLLTDFASFKPTYLPEDNPADFNYFFDTSRRRTCYIAPERFVDGSMFTTESDQTTPLVDLNSSSQRTRGELKQPMDIFSAGCVIAELFTEGIPLFDLSQLLAYRKGHFQTEQVLMKIEDRSIRDLVAQMVQREPEKRLTAEEYLKQQRGKAFPDIFYTFLQPYMAQFAKETFQSADERVLVIRKDLENILHNLCSGGQSGKGEKQEKASQEMGSTKEHGLVILVSVITSCLQTLRSCDSKLAALELVLHLAGRLSVEILLDRITPYLLHFCNDSVPRVRAEAVRTLTKVLALVKEVPRNDVNIYPEYILPGIAHLAQDEATIVRLAYAENIAHLAETALRFLELVQENNLNTEHDLNGEDAEEALHPNENYDSELQALHEMVQQKVVTLLSDPENIVKQTLMENGITRLCVFFGRQKANDVLLSHMITFLNDKNDWHLRGAFFDSIVGVAAYVGWQSSSILKPLLQQGLSDAEEFVIYKALNALTCMCQLGLLQKPHIYEFVSDIAPFLCHPNLWIRYGAVGFITVVAQHLNIADVYCKLMPHLNPFITQPIIQIDKEIVLLSVLKEPVSRSIFDYALRSKDISSLFRHLLLRQKKRNGSIPECPIPEDPAIAQLLKKLLSQGMTEEEEDKLLALKDFMLKSNKAKANIVDQSHMSDGAQNGVIDLGMLGITGRQVDLIKPKQESEDKRARKHTKQDSNLNEEWKSMFGSLDPPSTAQTPSTVPNVLVPTSGGGEPSGTLAGECLRSESSSPILNLPHVPSSAQVTENAGTQPRKVAAPPTVQVVQSVSGASTYQRRMTTCKAELQQLVQQKREQCNAERMAKQMMESAEWESRPPLPGWHPKGLLVAHLHEHKSAVNRIRVSDEHSIFATCSNDGTVKIWDSQKMEGKTTTTRSVLTYTRIGGHVKTLTFCQGSHYLAAASDNGSIQLLGIEANKPPKSPKVHPVQTRFLDLKDDGCVVDVHHFNSGAQSVLAYATVNGSLVGWDLRCNTNAWTLRHDLRLGLITSFAVDMHQCWLCLGTSNGTMACWDMRFQLPISNHSHPARARIRRLLMHPLYQSSVIAAVQGNNEVSMWDMETGDRKFTLWASSAPPLSEMQPSPHSVHGIYCSPADGNPLLLTAGSDMRIRFWDLAYPERSYIVAGGANDSLHCPSVFYNRKIIEGTEVVQEIHSKQRSGSTEDTPRRGPESLPVGHHDIITDIATFQTTQGFIVTSSRDGIVKVWK; encoded by the exons ATGGGGAATCAACTGGCTGGAATCGCACCCTCTCAGATATTATCTGTGGACAGTTATTTCTCAGACATTCATGACTATGAGTATGACAAAAGCCTGGGCAGCACTAGGTTTTTCAAAGTTGCCAGAGCAAAGCACAGGGAGGGCCTGGTTGTGGTGAAGGTCTTTGCCATTCAGGACCCTTCATTACCTCTGACTAGCTACAAGCAAGAACTGGAAGAGCTGAAGATCAGGTTGCATTCTTGCCAGAACTGTCTGCCCTTTCAGAAGACTTCACTCACTGAAAAAGCAGCCATCCTCTTCCGCCAGTATGTTCGGGACAACTTGTATGACCGCATTAGCACACGTCCATTTCTAAACAATGTAGAAAAGAGATGGATTGCTTTTCAGATCCTGAATGCTGTGGACCAGGCACACAAATCAGGAGTGCGCCATGGTGATATCAAGACAGAAAACGTCATGGTGACCAGCTGGAACTGGGTGCTGTTGACAGACTTTGCTAGTTTCAAGCCCACTTACCTGCCTGAGGACAACCCAGCAGATTTCAATTACTTCTTTGACACATCTAGGAGGAGGACCTGTTACATAGCCCCAGAAAGATTTGTTGATGGTAGCATGTTCACTACAGAAAGTGACCAGACAACCCCCCTGGTGGACCTCAATAGCAGTAGCCAGAGAACTAGAGGCGAGCTGAAACAACCCATGGATATTTTCTCTGCTG gCTGTGTGATTGCAGAGCTCTTCACAGAAGGAATACCACTGTTTGACCTCTCTCAGTTGTTAGCTTATCGTAAAGGACACTTCCAGACTGAACAAGTTCTTATGAAAATTGAAGATAGGAGTATTCGAGACCTG gtTGCTCAGATGGTGCAGCGTGAACCAGAGAAGCGCCTGACAGCAGAGGAGTATCTGAAGCAGCAGCGAGGCAAAGCCTTCCCAGATATCTTCTACACTTTCCTACAGCCTTATATGGCCCAGTTTGCCAAGGAGACCTTCCAGTCAGCTGACGAACGTGTTTTGGTGATCCGCAAAGACTTGGAGAACATCCTTCACAATTTGTGCAGCGGCGGGCAATcagggaagggagagaaacaggagaaggCATCCCAAGAGATGGGCTCCACCAAGGAGCATGGGCTTGTTATACTAGTGTCAGTTATTACATCTTGCCTACAGACTCTGCGTTCTTGTGACTCCAAACTGGCTGCTCTGGAGTTGGTGCTTCACTTGGCAGGTCGACTGAGTGTGGAGATCTTGCTGGACAGGATCACGCCCTACTTACTGCATTTCTGCAATGACTCTGTGCCCCGGGTCAGGGCAGAAGCAGTTCGCACTCTTACCAAGGTATTAGCCTTGGTCAAAGAGGTACCCCGCAATGATGTTAATATTTACCCAGAGTACATCCTGCCTGGTATTGCTCACCTGGCACAAGATGAAGCAACTATTGTCAGACTGGCTTATGCAG AGAACATTGCCCACCTGGCTGAGACAGCCTTACGATTCCTGGAGCTGGTGCAGGAAAATAATCTTAATACTGAACATGACTTGAATGGGGAGGATGCTGAGGAAGCTCTTCATCCTAATGAGAACTATGACTCAG AGCTGCAGGCGCTTCATGAGATGGTGCAGCAGAAGGTGGTGACTTTGCTCAGCGATCCGGAGAACATTGTCAAGCAGACACTGATGGAGAACGGCATCACCCGTTTATGCGTGTTCTTTGGCAGACAGAAGGCCAACGACGTCCTCCTATCCCACATGATCACATTCCTTAACGACAAGAATGACTGGCATCTCAGAGGGGCTTTCTTTGATAGTATCGTGG GTGTGGCAGCCTATGTGGGCTGGCAGAGCTCCTCCATCCTGAAACCACTGCTACAGCAGGGCCTTAGTGATGCTGAGGAATTTGTCATCTACAAGGCCCTCAATGCCCTCACTTGCATGTGCCAGCTAGGCCTTCTCCAGAAACCGCACATCTATGAGTTTGTCAGTGACATTG CTCCCTTTCTGTGTCACCCCAACCTGTGGATTCGCTATGGGGCAGTGGGCTTCATTACCGTGGTGGCCCAGCACCTAAATATTGCTGATGTTTACTGCAAACTGATGCCCCATCTTAACCCCTTCATCACCCAGCCTATCATACAG ATTGATAAAGAGATTGTCTTGCTGAGTGTGTTGAAAGAGCCGGTGAGTCGTTCCATCTTCGACTACGCTCTGCGTTCCAAAGACATTAGCAGCCTCTTCAGACACCTGCTGCTCCGCCAGAAAAAACGAAATGGCTCCATCCCAGAATGCCCCATTCCTGAGGACCCAGCCATCGCACAGCTGCTCAAGAAACTGCTGTCCCAG ggaatgacagaggaagaagaggataAACTTCTGGCACTGAAAGATTTCATGCTCAAGTCCAACAAGGCCAAAGCCAACATCGTGGACCAGAGCCACATGAGTGACGGTGCCCAGAATGGGGTCATAGACCTGGGTATGCTGGGAATCACTGGTCGGCAAGTGGACCTGATCAAGCCCAAACAGGAATCTGAGGACAAGCGAG cTCGGAAACACACGAAGCAGGACTCCAACTTGAACGAAGAGTGGAAGAGCATGTTTGGTTCCTTGGACCCTCCCAGTACAGCGCAGACTCCGTCGACGGTACCTAATGTTCTAGTTCCAACCTCTGGTGGTGGTGAACCCAGCGGAACTCTGGCCGGAGAGTGCCTGCGATCCGAGAGTTCCTCACCGATTCTTAACCTCCCTCATGTTCCATCCTCAGCCCAG GTGACTGAGAATGCAGGCACCCAGCCAAGGAAAGTTGCAGCACCCCCCACTGTTCAGGTAGTGCAGTCTGTGAGTGGAGCATCCACGTACCAGCGACGTATGACCACGTGCAAAGCAGAGCTACAGCAGCTGGTGCAACAGAAGAGGGAGCAGTGCAATGCAGAGCGCATGGCCAAGCAGATGATGGAAAGTGCTGAGTGGGAAAGCAGGCCTCCACTACCAG GCTGGCATCCCAAAGGCTTACTGGTAGCCCATCTTCATGAACACAAGTCGGCAGTGAACAGAATCCGAGTCTCCGATGAGCATTCAATCTTCGCCACATGCTCTAATGATGGAACTGTGAAAATATGGGATAGTCAGAAAATGGAGGGCAAGACAACCACCACCAG GTCAGTGCTGACATATACACGCATAGGAGGCCATGTGAAAACCTTGACCTTTTGTCAGGGGTCACATTACTTAGCAGCTGCATCGGACAATGGATCCATCCAGCTACTGGGGATTGAAGCCAACAAGCCTCCCAAATCGCCTAAAGTTCATCCTGTTCAGACCAG GTTTCTGGATCTAAAGGATGATGGGTGTGTGGTGGATGTCCATCACTTTAATTCTGGAGCCCAGTCAGTATTGGCTTATGCCACTGTTAATGGTTCACTGGTAGGCTGGGACCTACGCTGTAACACCAACGCCTGGACGCTACGTCATGACCTGCGCCTGGGTCTCATTACCTCCTTTGCTGTGGACATGCATCAGTGCTGGTTGTGTTTAG GCACAAGCAACGGCACCATGGCATGCTGGGACATGAGATTTCAGCTGCCTATTTCCAACCACTCTCACCCAGCTCGAGCACGAATAAGGCGTCTGCTCATGCACCCGTTGTACCAGTCCTCTGTCATTGCAG CTGTACAAGGAAACAACGAAGTTTCCATGTGGGACATGGAAACAGGGGACAGGAAGTTCACTCTCTGGGCTAGCTCTGCCCCACCTCTTTCAGAGATGCAG CCATCTCCTCACAGTGTGCATGGGATATACTGCAGTCCTGCAGATGGCAACCCCCTCTTGCTGACTGCTGGTTCTGACATGAGAATTAG attCTGGGACCTTGCCTACCCTGAGCGGTCTTATATAGTCGCAGGTGGTGCCAATGACTCTCTTCATTGCCCCTCTGTCTTTTACAACCGCAAAATCATCGAGGGAACAGAAGTAGTCCAG GAGATCCACAGTAAACAGAGGAGTGGGTCCACTGAAGACACTCCCCGTCGGGGGCCAGAATCACTTCCTGTGGGTCaccatgacatcatcacagaTATTGCCACCTTTCAGACCACTCAGGGTTTCATAGTGACTTCCTCCAGAGATGGAATTGTCAAAGTCTGGAAATGA